From a region of the Narcine bancroftii isolate sNarBan1 chromosome 5, sNarBan1.hap1, whole genome shotgun sequence genome:
- the LOC138765469 gene encoding zinc finger protein 239-like — MAPLYSWRIQPRSFTGFQWLGAERVNPITTANGPRTSTSRLESTVQLDQWVHTREKPSICLECSKSFIQISNQQTHKKIHRSNRPFVFPECRKGFTQSSHLLAHQWVHSREEPFICSESGKAFTHSANLLIQQQAHTGERPTSCSTLGRGCLSSRGFIQISNLWKRKREHTREKPFACPECEKAFINRSSLEIHQRMHKGEMPFTCFEYGERFSESSKLRRPQQVHTGERSFTCPKSGKGFLGWGGE; from the exons ATGGCGCCTTTATACTCCTGGAGGATTCAGCCCAGATCATTTACAGGCTTCCAATGGCTCGGTGCCgagagggttaatccaattacaacagccaatggcccaaggacaAGTACAAGCAGGCTGGAGAGTACAGTCCAG TTGGATCAGTGGGTCCACACCAGGGAAAAGCCATCCATCTGCCTTGAGTGCAGCAAGAGCTTCATTCAGATCTCCAACCAGCAGACCCACAAGAAGATTCACAGGAGCAACAGGCCATTTGTCTTCCCCGAGTGCAgaaagggcttcacccagtcctcACACTTGCTGGCCCACCAGTGGGTCCACTCCAGGGAGGAGCCATTCATCTGCTCCGAATCTGGAAAGGCATTTACCCACTCCGCCAACTTGCTGATCCAGCAGCAGGCTCACACTGGAGAGAG ACCAACCAGCtgctccacactggggagaggctgtTTGTCTTCTCGAGGCTTCATCCAGATCTCCAACCTGTGGAAGCGCAAGCGGGAGCACACCAGGGAAAAGCCATTCGCCTGCCCAGAGTGTGAGAAGGCCTTCATCAACAGGTCCAGCCTTGAGATACACCAACGGATGCACAAGGGGGAGATGCCTTTCACCTGCTTTGAATACGGTGAGAGGTTCAGTGAGTCCAGCAAGTTGAGGAGACCCCAgcaggttcacactggggagaggtcCTTCACCTGCCCTAAGAGCGGGAAGGGCTTCCTGGGATGGGGTGGAGAATAG